One window of the Salvia splendens isolate huo1 chromosome 1, SspV2, whole genome shotgun sequence genome contains the following:
- the LOC121765213 gene encoding uncharacterized protein LOC121765213, with protein sequence MVIWHPPDAPWVKLNTDGAFSISTLEAGEGGLVRGSDGGLLRAFCAPIAASSSFEAELLALIRGLEMAMKLSTHIWIELDSTALVTLMSAEQLGATDLRHHMALIRSMTSQRHVRFSHIYREGNYAADFLAGRGVQTPALTYYDPISAPRYLKALVRMDQLGYPNFRFRRRDVD encoded by the coding sequence ATGGTCATATGGCATCCCCCTGATGCCCCTTGGGTGAAGCTAAACACTGACGGTGCCTTCTCTATATCGACACTGGAGGCGGGGGAGGGAGGATTGGTTCGAGGCTCTGATGGAGGACTTCTGCGTGCCTTCTGCGCTCCGATAGCcgcatcatcgagctttgaggcggagctgttggctCTGATTCGGGGTCTCGAGATGGCTATGAAGCTTTCTACACACATTTGGATTGAGCTTGACTCAACGGCTCTAGTTACCTTGATGTCAGCTGAACAGCTTGGCGCTACGGATCTtagacatcacatggctttgatccggagcATGACTTCTCAGCGGCATGTTCGgttctcacacatctacagagaaggGAACTATGCAGCCGATTTCCTTGCAGGTAGGGGGGTTCAGACCCCTGCCCTTACTTACTATGATCCAATCTCTGCGCCTCGGTATCTGAAGGCGCtggttaggatggaccagctgggatatcctaacttccgctTCCGCCGCAGAGATGTGGATTGA